CCACAACCCCAGCTTGTCAAGTCTGCCTTCAGAGATGGAAATAAAGATATCatccagaaaaagcagcaaaaatatgTGCAGGGCCCTCAGTGTGAGAGAGATTCCTCATGCAGAGCATCTCTGCTGATCAGTGTTGGCGAGAGCGGTGGCACTAATGAAGCTCTTTCCACAGTTGTATTTATTGAGCCATAAGGACTCAAATTTTAAATAGTGTGACCCATCATTTATTGATGTAAGAAAGGCTTTATAGAATTTTGCAGTACAAAACTATCACTGCTGCTCTTCAACTCCCCCATGACAACCTGACAGTTTCTCTTCTTGCCTTTATAAATTCATAAGGCCGGTTTTGtgcactggttttgttttcccttagattttccaaataaaaccaaactaaaTGTGCATTTTCTCAAGAGGCTTAACCCAAACCACCACTGAACAAAAGCAGGTGGAGCGCCCACCAGCTGGATTTCCAAAACCACCAACTCCAGCGGTTTCTAGGCATGCCAACACGCAGCAAATCTATAAACCTCATcccaaacacttaaaaaaatttaagaggGACAACTTGCCTGGCTAGCAGAGTACATTCTGACTCACCAAAGCGTTTCCTGGTCCACCAGTGGGGCTCCTTGATGGCCGAGAAGCGAACGTCGGGGTGCAGCCGGAGGCGGTCGTACAGGTCCGTGGTGCCACACTTGGGCTGCCCGATGATGTAGAAGTGTGGCAGGCAGCGCAGGCGGTAGTGCTTGTCCTTGTAGTGGTACAGGTGGCTCCAGAACACCTTCCTGAGGTAATCAAAAATGATCCGGAAGCGCTTGGAGTACAGCGCGTAGGAGTTGGTGGCGTAGGGATCCGTGGTCGTGTTCCCGCGGTACTCTTCGTACCAACAAGGGTTCTTGCTGTTTGGAAGGAATTTGTTAGGAATTACCGAAAACATCTGCAACATAAAGAACAACAATTTCAGTCAAAGCAGCAGGCAATCAACTTTTCTTACTTAGCACTCACTTTTCTTACTTAGCACGGTGAGAGAACGGAAACACTCCCTGGGTATTTCTACCCACAAAGCTGACCCCATTCATTGCTTCTGATGAACCAAATCCTGTGCAACCCACTGGACTGGGAGACAAGTATTTAgaaatccttttattttaaggCCAGAAAGGGCCTCAATAACTGCCCCAACTCCTCTGCAATCCCAGGAAGTGATTTTCAAAGTCAAACACCCAATACTCAAATCAAATTACCTTCCAGTTTTTAACTCTGAAATACAAGTTTGCAATGATTTTCAGGAATGCGCCCTGGCAAGCAGTTATTAGAAAGGCTCTTTTCTTATTTATCATTTCAGGAGACAGGTAAATGTAAGTCACAATGATTTTGCATGAGGGAAGGTAAAAGTTCAGTGATGTTGTACAGCTACCAGAAGACTGCCTGATTTTTGCTTCAGGTGTCAAGACCATTTATAGAACCCATCCATCCTGCCCGTGACTCAGAGGGATGTGATCTACAATATCAactcctcagctgctgtgaatCAGGAGACTCTAGATGGTGTAAATCACTGCAGGAACATCCAAGCAGTTGCACCTTTTTATATCTAGGCAAAAGATTGATCCACAAGCCTTGAAATAAGGATGTAAAAAGCAGTTTAAGACACGCCTCAGTTCATACTTACATGTGGCTCTTGCTTCCTCAGCTCTTCTAAATCAGGGCGCTGCCTCGTTATAAACTCTATCTTCGAAGTAATGGTGtcaataattaatttaatgCTTGGATAATCCTTTACatatgaaatattcatttttgACGGCTGGTAATAGTCTTTCATGTCACTAAGGCTTTCATTGTCCATTAAGCTGGGATTGCTAGCAAAAGCTCCGTAATGGAAGGGAGATGGGATCAGCAGCAGGCCATGCTTGGCTCCAGTCAGTATGTAGGACACCATCACCAGAGTCATTATGATCAACCCAAACATCAAACTGCAGAGCTTCCCCTTCCTCAGGCAGAAAAACCCATTCCAGCTCTCACAGTGATCAGTCCTCACTTCCAGAACCGCGAGCCACTTCATCTGCTTGCTGTTGGTGTAcaaagggattttattttctcctctgcacACAGGACACTTCTGGTTATTGTGGTCAGGTCCACGGCATCTGAAACACTGTCTGTGCAAGTCATTTGGTAATAAATGTATGCAGCAATTAATGCAATACCTCATATTACTACTGTTAAACTCCTACGTTAATGAGCCAAGCACAGCCATAAAAATGGTTCTGAAGCATATGAGTCATCTTCTGCAagtctgaaattatttcattcctGGAGTGGTTCTACAACTACTCAGCAATGAAAAAGGACAGGttcaaaacagaataaaaagtgACATgtgtcacagaaagaaaaagaagcccCAACCACCACCAACTCACAAAAATAGATGTACTCTGGATGTGGTTCCCAAGAATTTAGCTCAGTAAGAGGAATGTGGCAAAGGATCAGCAACAAAATTGGCTCAAGTTTTTCCCATTGAacaaaatgagaaggaaaaaaaattgttatgtAGtgtgaaaatatgcaaaaaataaaaataattcattttcctctgctttatGCTGGAATAGGCAAATATGGGTAGAAGTTTCCAGGTTCCCTTAACACAAGCAGGTTCCAaaccacactgctgctgctgctgctggaagcttcaTCTTCCCAGAGGTGGCTCCAAAGAGATGCATTGTCCAACCTAGAGAAACAAACCCAGATATTTATACACAGCCAGGCATCATATCCACAATACCTACAGCCATAGCAAAGCACAGCCTACCACCAGTCATTTCAGATTCCTGTCTGAAAGATGCCATTTGCCAAGTCTGTTAATTACAGCACTCAGGACAAGAAACCCAGGGAACATTTGGCTCCAGGTTCACAGCAAGCTGCCCCTGATTTTCCATCACCCATCTGCTCACCTCAGTGACTGGTTGCTACTGCAGGTAACACTACACGACTCACTAACCCACCCAACAGATCTTAATCTGCTCTTGAAATATGGGAGCATTTCTGGACAGTATCCAGTGACACAGGTTTAAATAATTACACTCTATCTGCTCCTGAGGACCTTAAATGAACAGTCCTCAAGTGGGGTAAGACCCTTTTTGAGACAGGGATAAAGTAACAATCTCCTTTCAAACATGGGAGataaaaagccaaacaaaaaaagaaatcaaaagccATAGTAAAACATTCAGCAAAGTGAAGGGATTAAAAAACAGACACAAGGAAAAGGCTAATGACAGGATCTCAGGTTTCTGGACAAAATGATGGGTTCTCTTATTACATACCAAATCAGAGAAGTATAATCATTACTATTATGAGTCCCACAATTTGCCTTTAGATCTATCAACACCTATTTTTAATGCTTAAGCATCACTGCTATAATTCTAGATAATAAGCCCTGGTTCATTCCTACAAAAGTGTCCTGATCAAATGGGGCAATCACTTCAGATCCCACATTCATCATCATCCTTCTGGCTGCATTTCTGTATGAGACAAAGTGCTTTTGTAAAAAGTTATTTGTATTCTGATGTTTCTCCCGCTGAGCACTGTCACATATTGGAGGATTTCTGCAATCAGAGCAAGCAGGCTGTGTCTCAGGGACTCAAGAATAATTAGATAAATATTGAACAAAAGTATTTGCAAAATGcttcccttccaccccaaaaaaGTTCATTTCCTTAATGAGTTTATTCTCTAAGCCAGATGAGGCAGACAGAAATCACAGCATAATCATTACTGACTATATTTAAACCAAAGGGAAGGAAATCAGTGCAAGAGTTCTCAAAGAGACCAGTCTTAAAAACTTCTCCAAAGGAGCAAAGCTGTGATGACCTTGACAGAAGTTTGGACAACTAAAGATATAAAATCAGATTCATATGGGTAATTTTAAACCTAGAAAGTTTATGCTTTCTTATGTGTAAAATATCCCTCCAGTAAGCatccaaaagaaaaaggggaactATGGAAAGGAGCCAAGGTTGGAAAGACCTTGATGGCTGTCCAAACACCACCAATGGTGGTGAGAAGAAGGACAAGAAAGGGAAGTCCTGATGAGAAGTGAGAAGTTTCCACTTCCCAAGTAAATATTTCAGGCAGAAATAAGACCCTGATCAAATACTGTCAGAGAGGAAGCAAAGGGGGCCAGAGACAGAGGCAGTGTCAGGGCAGACTCAGGCAGCATCCACATCCAACAGAGGAAGCCATGAAAACAGAGACAGCtcaaaaaaaaatactgtaaaaaaagGGGGATGGAAGTGAGAGCCTTCAtcacaaaagataaaaaaggaaggtgaaaaAGCCCCTCTCaaaaaagaagcaggaagaagagGCTAGAGGTTAAAGCAGTAGCTAGAAAAGATCTGGTAAGCAAAACCCACCCTACAGCACCTCTTTAATTACATTTATCATGTTCTACACGTTTGTTTTTATGAAATTCTTCTACCCTGAACCCCTCTTCTTTGACATCCACCTCAGTaccctctctgctctccagctccttgctgtTCATTTTCATAGACAATTCCTATGCACTggctatttaaaataaagaaaaatccaatTTATCCAGTCCTCTTCTAACAGGGATCTGCACCCTGCTCAGTCACTGAACAGATTTATCTGAGATAACATTATGGGATCAATTCCAGGTTTGGGTATTTGACATCAATtctcaaatttttaaaagagcaatCAGAAATACAATAATGAATGCAGACCACAAGACCTTAGAAAAACCACATAACCTTCTCTGTCCTATGTCCACTTGTGTGTTAAAAAATGGGCTGGAATTTATTgaacccttcccagctgcagacaCTCCTCAAGAAAATCTGCCACAAATATTAGAAAGCCAAGGAAAAACCATGTTAACTACATCTTTGGCAGGTGAAGAAAATTGTTTATCAGGAAGCTGATACGAGGggttaaaaatggaaatatgttTAGGCTGCAGGAAAACTGAGATATTAATCACACCAGTCAGGGGGGGAAATTTAAAGTTTCATCAGCAACCATAACTCTGCCAGCTCATGCACAAGCACTGCATCAGGCTGCTTAATTAGCTGATCAGTTTGATGACCTATCACAGGACAATGACAGATCACTCAGCTAATAGAATAAACGCACtgatctcattttttttaataactgctAGTTACCAACACTCCATTTTACATGATTTTGCACTGTCAACGttcatgaaatgaaaaaacTGAATTGTAATAAACACATAAAGGGATCTAATTCCCCAGTGCCactcccttctctgtcccaagCAGTTTTTGATAGAAGTTCATTCCCTAAGATTTTACCATGGCACGAAGGATGCTCAGCAGAAGGGCAGGCTCTCCCCCCAGCCCTTGTTTCCCTCATTCACCCCATGAAATCAAGACATCTACAGTGCCCTGGTTTTGTTCCTCCCATCCAACattcccagcagccacagccaccagcacacGTCACCTCTTTGTATTCCACTCCTGAGAGCAGAAGGATGTGGAttgcaggcagagggaaggttATGAGGCTTGAGCTGGTAATAAACCATGTGTGTCTCCTTATATTTTAGCTGCAAAGCTGCTGGCTGTTCACTGGCAGAAAATTACTCTCTTTACACAACAAGCAGTGTCTTTGTATATTGAATAATGTAGCATGTAATTTCCCCTTGTTGAAGGGAAGGGTGAATTATTTATGATCACGTCTATACTGCATTTGTCTGCTGTACATTAATGCCTGCCAGCCCCAaccacagagcagaaatcaaCAGCAACCTTTGAAGGCTCCTTGGCCAAAAGCAGCCCTCCTCATAAAAATCAGGATCTCTGGGAATAGCCTGAGGAGGAAGCATGGATATACAAGATGACACACAGAggaatggggggaaaaaggaaaagctcttcTAGATTTCAATATATTCCCACCAAAGCCAGGGGGGACTTTGCTCCAAACTGGAGCAAGCTCAAGCTAACAAAGGTATTTATATGCAACAGAACTTAATAGCAAACAGGTGAGACCTTTTACTGGCAGGTTCCCTGAACAATTCCTGCATTCCATgagaggaggggctgtggggggctcAGGATGCAGGAGAGGAGGCTGGCAGGTAACACTGGCAGGAACCACAAAAGGAATAGCAAAAGCAAACCACAAAACCTCACACCAAAGCATTGAAAATACAGCACCCACCAGGCCCTACTCATCTCATCCACAGGGTAAAAAGAGACATTCCcctcaaaagaaaacatgcaaGATTTTTCATCATGCACATGGGTTTTGTTGATTGTATAGAAAGTATCTGAAATTCTGTCTTATTCCtattaaataaacatttcataAAATTCCTCCCCTTTCTCTGTGAGGATCGTAAAGGAAGACTGCAACCAAAATGGCTACAGAATCTCAGAACCATGGAAttactgaggctggaaaagctctccaagatcatcaaggCCAAACATTAattcagcactgccaaggccaccatgtccccaagtgccacatccacacagctctTAAATCCCCCCAGTGATGGGGACttcaccactgccctgggcttctgatgaagaaattttccctaatatccaacctaaaccaaCACTGCTGCAACTtggggccatttcctcttgc
Above is a genomic segment from Serinus canaria isolate serCan28SL12 chromosome 6, serCan2020, whole genome shotgun sequence containing:
- the CHST15 gene encoding carbohydrate sulfotransferase 15 translates to MRYCINCCIHLLPNDLHRQCFRCRGPDHNNQKCPVCRGENKIPLYTNSKQMKWLAVLEVRTDHCESWNGFFCLRKGKLCSLMFGLIIMTLVMVSYILTGAKHGLLLIPSPFHYGAFASNPSLMDNESLSDMKDYYQPSKMNISYVKDYPSIKLIIDTITSKIEFITRQRPDLEELRKQEPHMFSVIPNKFLPNSKNPCWYEEYRGNTTTDPYATNSYALYSKRFRIIFDYLRKVFWSHLYHYKDKHYRLRCLPHFYIIGQPKCGTTDLYDRLRLHPDVRFSAIKEPHWWTRKRFGIIRLRDGFHDRYPVEDYLDLFDLAAHQIQSVLQSDAVKEHGKRNNIIIGEASASTMWDNNAWIFFYDNSTEGEPPFLIQDFIHAFQPNAKLIIMLRDPVERLYSDYLYFASANKSAEDFHEKVAESLQLFEGCVLDFSLRACVYNNTLNNAMPVRLQVGLYVVYLLDWLTVFNKDQILVLRLEDHASNMRYTMHMVFQFLDLGPLSEKQEALITKSPASNTRRPEDRSLGPMLPTTKAILRDFYRPFNTKLAQVLFDDAFLWKRT